The following coding sequences lie in one Rhodohalobacter barkolensis genomic window:
- the recA gene encoding recombinase RecA, with protein sequence MAKENDKAKAIDIAIGQIEKQHGKGTVMRLGDNPYNEVDAISTGSIMVDYALGVSGIPRGRVTEIYGPEASGKTTLALQIIAQAQKKGGYAAFIDAEHAFDPKYARNLGINTDELLVSQPDSGEQALEITETLIRSGALDVIVVDSVAALVPRAELEGEMGDSHMGLQARLMSQALRKITGVVSKTRTACVFINQVREKIGVMFGNPETTTGGRALKFYSSVRIDIRRIGSIKKGDEVLGNRTKAKIVKNKVAPPFKVVEFNILYGQGISRINEVLDLAVEYDIIEKRGSWYRYDGEPIGQGTDAAIQFLEEDEELANKIEQIVRKKLMPDENPTEEEPKEKKTAEAGKK encoded by the coding sequence ATGGCAAAAGAAAACGACAAGGCAAAAGCAATTGATATAGCAATCGGACAGATAGAAAAGCAGCATGGTAAAGGCACTGTGATGCGCCTGGGAGACAATCCCTACAACGAAGTGGATGCGATTTCCACCGGCTCCATCATGGTTGATTATGCGCTCGGCGTGAGCGGAATTCCACGAGGGAGAGTCACAGAAATTTACGGTCCTGAAGCGAGTGGTAAAACAACATTGGCACTTCAAATTATCGCACAGGCTCAGAAAAAAGGCGGTTATGCTGCGTTTATTGATGCGGAACATGCGTTTGATCCCAAATACGCCCGGAATCTTGGAATAAATACGGACGAATTACTCGTATCTCAGCCGGACAGTGGCGAACAAGCACTGGAAATTACCGAAACACTGATTCGCTCCGGAGCTTTGGACGTGATCGTTGTTGACTCCGTTGCCGCACTTGTACCGCGCGCTGAACTTGAAGGAGAAATGGGAGATTCACATATGGGTCTCCAGGCAAGATTGATGTCGCAGGCACTCCGAAAAATTACCGGTGTTGTAAGCAAAACCCGAACAGCATGTGTATTTATCAACCAGGTTCGTGAAAAAATTGGTGTGATGTTCGGTAATCCAGAAACCACAACCGGTGGTCGAGCCTTGAAATTTTACTCTTCTGTTCGGATCGATATTCGTAGAATCGGGTCGATCAAGAAAGGGGACGAAGTATTGGGAAACCGAACCAAAGCCAAGATTGTGAAGAACAAAGTTGCCCCGCCATTTAAAGTGGTTGAGTTTAATATTCTGTATGGACAGGGAATATCCCGAATTAACGAAGTTCTCGACCTCGCCGTGGAGTATGATATTATTGAAAAACGCGGAAGCTGGTACCGATACGACGGAGAACCAATTGGTCAGGGAACCGATGCGGCCATACAGTTTCTCGAAGAGGACGAAGAGCTTGCAAACAAGATTGAACAGATTGTTCGCAAAAAACTAATGCCGGATGAAAATCCGACCGAAGAGGAACCCAAAGAGAAAAAGACCGCTGAAGCGGGTAAAAAGTAA
- the mutY gene encoding A/G-specific adenine glycosylase — protein sequence MWKWKNPIQTKSDRVAYSFSQQLLDWYYKNKRDLPWRQTDSPYEIWVSEIMLQQTRVETVIPYYERFLAAFPTVYDLADANQQQVLKLWEGLGYYSRGRNLHQAAKMVVDHFEGSIPSDYNTITELKGIGPYTAAAVLSIAFDKKHAVVDGNVIRVLTRYYGIEEDIRSGKTKKKIQTFADDLIPFDKPGDFNQAVMELGATVCTPKNPLCNQCPLSSDCVAYQAVKTETIPYKSPAKKIPHHQIAVGLIVNQQNELLIALRPNDAMLGGLWEFPGGKKESGESLTQTVQRELEEELGVKVDVFNKFKELKHAYSHFKITLHAYWCVITTGNPKPISGQELRWVSLSEIDQHPFPKANKTLIEELHQMDNSDLTRFVNS from the coding sequence TTGTGGAAATGGAAGAATCCAATTCAGACCAAGAGTGATAGAGTGGCTTACAGCTTTTCACAACAACTTCTCGACTGGTACTACAAAAACAAACGAGACCTGCCCTGGAGGCAGACAGATTCTCCCTACGAAATATGGGTCTCTGAAATTATGCTTCAACAGACTCGTGTTGAAACTGTAATTCCATATTATGAAAGGTTTTTAGCAGCTTTTCCCACCGTCTACGATTTGGCTGATGCTAATCAACAGCAGGTTCTGAAACTCTGGGAGGGACTCGGATACTACAGCCGTGGCCGGAATTTGCACCAGGCAGCCAAAATGGTGGTTGATCATTTTGAAGGAAGCATACCTTCTGACTACAATACAATTACAGAACTAAAGGGAATTGGCCCATACACGGCAGCTGCAGTTTTGAGTATCGCATTCGACAAAAAACACGCGGTTGTGGATGGAAATGTGATTCGCGTTCTGACACGGTATTATGGAATTGAAGAAGATATCCGATCCGGCAAAACCAAAAAGAAAATCCAAACTTTCGCGGATGATCTGATTCCATTTGATAAACCCGGAGATTTTAATCAGGCTGTAATGGAACTTGGAGCAACAGTCTGTACCCCTAAAAACCCGCTTTGCAATCAATGTCCTCTTTCATCGGATTGTGTTGCCTATCAAGCCGTAAAGACAGAAACCATTCCATATAAATCACCGGCCAAAAAAATTCCACATCATCAAATTGCGGTGGGACTCATTGTTAATCAACAAAATGAACTGCTAATTGCGTTACGCCCCAATGATGCCATGCTTGGCGGTTTATGGGAATTTCCCGGCGGAAAAAAAGAGAGCGGTGAATCTTTGACTCAAACCGTTCAACGCGAGCTGGAAGAAGAACTGGGGGTAAAAGTGGATGTATTCAATAAATTCAAAGAACTAAAACACGCCTACTCTCATTTTAAAATTACACTGCACGCCTATTGGTGCGTCATCACCACAGGTAATCCCAAACCTATTTCCGGTCAAGAACTGCGATGGGTATCTCTTTCCGAGATTGATCAGCACCCTTTCCCCAAAGCTAATAAGACGCTGATTGAAGAGTTACATCAGATGGATAATAGTGATCTTACCAGGTTTGTTAATTCATGA
- a CDS encoding GNAT family N-acetyltransferase has product MENKPKSNSVTFISTDSEKKDFILFPYSHYENDQFWVAPLLMEQKKLLNPKKNPFYNNAEIALFNAEHEGKPAGRLAAIIDHRYNDFHNTKTGFFGFFECIDRQSTADLMFRVAEDWLRDKGMTDVLGPANPSMMDEIGILVEGFDKYPSILMPYHKPYYDNILKGAGYDKSMDLLTYLVTQDSVDRDRANRAMEIVKKRLPGISIRKLNLKKIKDEVKIIRDIFNSAWKNNWGFIPLSAEEFDALAKDLKTIVDPNFAHIAEIDGEPVGFSVALPDYNQIFRNMNGKLLPFGWLKILMNKNKIDKVRTALMGVIPEYQGRGIDVLLHREAIQNGLENNVYSSEVGWILENNVQMVRVAEKIGGTLDKRYRMYKKEL; this is encoded by the coding sequence GTGGAGAATAAACCGAAAAGCAATTCCGTAACGTTTATTTCAACAGATTCAGAAAAGAAGGATTTTATTCTTTTCCCTTACTCGCACTATGAAAATGATCAATTCTGGGTAGCTCCTCTTTTGATGGAGCAGAAAAAACTGCTCAACCCTAAAAAAAATCCATTCTATAATAATGCCGAGATCGCACTGTTCAATGCAGAGCATGAAGGTAAACCTGCCGGACGCTTAGCTGCAATAATTGATCATCGGTATAACGACTTTCATAATACTAAAACCGGATTTTTTGGGTTTTTTGAGTGTATAGATCGGCAGTCTACTGCTGATCTAATGTTTCGTGTAGCTGAAGATTGGCTTCGGGACAAAGGAATGACCGATGTTTTGGGACCGGCAAATCCAAGCATGATGGATGAAATTGGTATTTTAGTGGAAGGATTTGATAAATATCCCAGCATCTTAATGCCCTATCACAAACCATACTACGATAATATTTTGAAGGGTGCCGGATATGATAAGTCGATGGATCTGCTCACATACTTGGTTACGCAAGACAGCGTAGACCGCGATCGTGCAAACCGTGCAATGGAAATTGTGAAAAAACGTCTCCCGGGGATTTCCATCCGGAAATTAAATTTAAAGAAGATTAAAGATGAAGTAAAAATCATTCGCGACATCTTTAACTCAGCCTGGAAAAATAACTGGGGATTTATACCGCTATCAGCTGAAGAGTTTGATGCTCTTGCCAAAGACCTGAAAACCATCGTTGACCCAAATTTTGCGCATATAGCTGAGATTGACGGTGAACCGGTGGGATTCTCTGTTGCGTTGCCGGATTACAATCAGATATTTCGCAACATGAACGGTAAACTTCTGCCGTTTGGTTGGTTGAAAATTTTGATGAATAAGAATAAAATCGACAAAGTAAGAACTGCTTTGATGGGAGTTATTCCAGAATACCAAGGGCGCGGTATTGATGTACTGCTGCACAGGGAAGCGATTCAAAACGGTCTCGAAAATAATGTCTATTCGTCGGAAGTGGGTTGGATTTTGGAGAACAATGTACAGATGGTTCGGGTAGCCGAAAAAATTGGCGGAACTCTGGACAAGAGATATCGCATGTACAAAAAAGAGCTCTGA
- a CDS encoding glycosyltransferase family 4 protein, with amino-acid sequence MRILYISHLHPPKDQPLENVGGMQNVSIQMVNAMKRRDDVEMETIILNATWKFIGVKSFFFLVSLLWRIPSGIKKFNPDVILFSSMVTAGVLPFMIRKPEPPCVTINHGQDVTLPFFVYQWYIKYVFKNLQGVISVSSATRQACIDRGMSPEIGVALPNGFDMNALKKLPEKDEARSLLEKEFNIDLTNKKLLLTVGRQVKRKGHQWFIDNVFHKIDKNTIYLMVGDGPENENINQARERSADKDRIIIAGKQPDHILNAAYAGADLFVMPNIPVEGDMEGFGIVLLEANRAGVPAIASDLEGIKDVIKQGVNGYRVPHGDEDAFASKVNKVLSDNLEELSNSAEKYVRENFNWDSVVDKYIHFLKSVN; translated from the coding sequence GTGCGAATACTTTATATATCACATCTACATCCTCCAAAAGATCAGCCTCTCGAAAATGTGGGAGGAATGCAAAATGTAAGCATTCAGATGGTGAACGCCATGAAGCGTCGCGATGACGTAGAGATGGAAACAATCATATTAAATGCTACCTGGAAGTTTATAGGAGTCAAAAGTTTTTTCTTCCTGGTTTCGCTTTTATGGAGGATTCCTTCGGGAATCAAAAAGTTTAATCCCGATGTCATTCTTTTCTCTTCGATGGTAACGGCCGGCGTACTTCCGTTCATGATTCGTAAGCCTGAACCACCGTGTGTTACCATTAATCACGGGCAGGATGTTACGTTGCCCTTTTTTGTCTATCAATGGTACATTAAATATGTATTTAAAAATCTGCAGGGAGTCATCTCTGTATCTTCAGCTACAAGGCAAGCCTGTATAGATCGTGGGATGTCTCCGGAGATCGGAGTAGCACTTCCCAATGGTTTTGATATGAATGCCCTAAAAAAATTACCTGAAAAAGACGAGGCTCGGTCACTGTTAGAGAAAGAGTTCAACATAGATCTGACAAACAAAAAACTTCTCTTGACGGTAGGCAGGCAAGTGAAGCGAAAAGGTCATCAATGGTTTATCGACAATGTATTTCATAAGATTGATAAGAACACAATCTATTTAATGGTTGGAGATGGTCCGGAAAATGAAAATATTAATCAGGCAAGAGAGCGGTCTGCAGATAAAGACCGAATTATCATTGCCGGTAAGCAGCCCGATCATATATTAAATGCTGCTTATGCAGGAGCTGATTTATTTGTAATGCCAAATATTCCAGTGGAGGGAGATATGGAAGGATTTGGGATAGTGCTTCTTGAGGCAAACCGGGCGGGAGTACCTGCAATAGCTTCCGATCTGGAAGGAATAAAAGACGTAATAAAACAGGGAGTAAATGGTTACAGAGTTCCGCATGGTGATGAGGATGCATTTGCTTCTAAAGTGAATAAAGTGTTGAGTGATAATCTCGAAGAGTTGTCAAACTCGGCAGAAAAATATGTTAGGGAAAACTTTAACTGGGACTCTGTCGTAGACAAGTATATTCACTTCCTCAAAAGCGTGAATTAA
- a CDS encoding Ig domain-containing protein — MMKKFLPLTFLLLFILDAGTMVFAQWSHDFRHRMEIPEIINVHSSETHLYVLSESEGLIVFRANEDSLQWLYSSTGMQQRGNSIESDIRFAYIYGSNRRLTIVEPTSVLGVYSSTVMPASPKSVERVANNLYIALGNTGLGKLSLETPESVDASVEFPFENILNGNDIQSLASDRNRTLYVLSNGNQIDIFSPSSDEDEEGNLEHNESVETERNIEKLFITDDELIGTDQSGNIFLINSDGKMRQTAQTNSAVDKLEIWNNHLVVRTVDENLWIGEFGSELTEWKSDGDAGNYFTVTEEQLWVSEFNQISPVVLTSGDNSGSNRSSASELALQPIEDITLPFPRPLILPIKLESSYEPGEVSFSYSSSFNNASIRGKTFYWQPSATQTGRHRVTITATNSSGQSDSEEFMIDLRPFNAPPRFSSARPISIPVDESFEYKIDAIDPDGMNQDLIRYLGVDLPDGARINERNGRFTWTPNIRQVGSHTFQVIATDQFGAAASQDFEIRVVEMEESNSDQE; from the coding sequence ATGATGAAAAAATTTCTACCACTCACATTTTTACTTCTTTTTATCCTGGATGCCGGCACAATGGTGTTTGCTCAATGGTCTCACGACTTCAGGCACCGGATGGAAATCCCTGAAATTATAAATGTACACAGCTCAGAAACGCACCTCTACGTACTGTCTGAAAGCGAAGGGCTGATCGTTTTCCGAGCGAATGAAGATTCTCTCCAATGGCTCTACTCATCTACCGGTATGCAGCAGCGAGGAAACTCTATAGAGAGCGATATTCGATTTGCGTACATTTACGGGAGTAACCGCAGACTAACCATTGTTGAACCTACATCCGTTCTTGGAGTCTACTCATCAACAGTTATGCCTGCCAGTCCAAAATCAGTAGAAAGAGTTGCAAATAATCTCTACATCGCCTTGGGAAATACAGGATTGGGCAAATTAAGCCTTGAAACTCCTGAATCGGTAGATGCTTCTGTTGAATTTCCTTTTGAGAACATTTTAAATGGCAATGACATCCAAAGCCTGGCATCAGATAGAAACCGAACATTATATGTTCTGAGCAATGGCAATCAAATTGACATCTTCTCTCCCTCATCAGACGAGGATGAAGAGGGTAATCTGGAGCACAATGAAAGTGTAGAAACAGAGCGCAATATCGAAAAACTATTTATTACAGATGACGAACTGATTGGAACAGACCAATCCGGTAACATATTCCTGATCAATTCGGATGGCAAAATGCGCCAAACTGCCCAGACAAATAGCGCTGTAGATAAATTAGAAATCTGGAATAATCATTTAGTGGTCCGTACCGTAGATGAAAATTTATGGATTGGTGAATTTGGCTCAGAATTGACTGAATGGAAATCAGACGGTGATGCCGGAAACTACTTTACGGTTACTGAAGAGCAGCTTTGGGTGTCTGAATTTAATCAGATTTCGCCGGTGGTTTTAACTTCGGGTGATAACTCAGGTTCAAACCGCTCATCTGCTTCAGAATTAGCTCTTCAACCCATAGAGGATATTACTCTGCCCTTTCCCCGTCCGCTGATTTTACCGATCAAACTTGAAAGCAGTTATGAACCCGGCGAAGTTTCCTTCAGTTACAGTTCATCATTCAATAACGCGAGTATCCGGGGAAAAACATTTTACTGGCAACCATCTGCCACCCAGACGGGGCGACATAGAGTGACCATCACAGCTACAAACTCTTCCGGACAGAGTGATAGCGAGGAATTTATGATTGACCTCCGTCCGTTTAACGCTCCACCCAGATTCTCTTCAGCAAGACCTATTTCTATTCCGGTTGATGAATCCTTTGAATATAAAATTGATGCCATCGACCCGGATGGAATGAATCAGGACCTAATCCGTTACCTGGGAGTGGATCTTCCTGATGGCGCACGAATAAATGAAAGAAATGGACGATTTACCTGGACACCAAATATCCGCCAGGTGGGTTCGCATACTTTCCAGGTAATTGCAACGGATCAATTTGGAGCCGCTGCATCTCAGGATTTTGAAATCCGGGTTGTGGAAATGGAAGAATCCAATTCAGACCAAGAGTGA
- a CDS encoding glycosyltransferase family 4 protein yields MSRFKVALFTGNYNHIRDGVSLTLNRMVKFMLENDIEFRIFGPTIDQPALEHEGTFVSVPSVSLPGRPEYRVSTSLSSEAKRHLHEFDPDLVHIATPDLLGYKALRWAMDFDKPVVSSYHTHFTSYLKYYKLSFLEPLLWKYLNWFYGHCEQLYVPTPSMAEWLEEMGVVADLKIWSRGIDTDHFNPENRSDDWRKKHGFKPDDVVVSFVSRLVWEKNLKLYADVVKRLQEKYKNLKAMIVGDGPAGDELKQILPNAVYTGFLTGDELSKAYANSDIFFFPSDTETFGNVTLEAMASGLPCVVADAVGSKSLVDHGGNGYLAPVEKSDLFYSYIEKLVLNPDLRQKMANASLQKAGNYSWQNINGKLLSYYEQVLDL; encoded by the coding sequence ATGAGCAGGTTCAAAGTAGCGCTATTCACAGGAAATTATAACCATATTCGGGATGGAGTTTCTCTAACGCTAAACCGTATGGTTAAGTTTATGCTGGAGAACGATATTGAATTCAGGATTTTTGGTCCCACAATAGATCAACCTGCTTTAGAGCATGAAGGAACATTTGTATCTGTTCCTTCTGTAAGTTTACCGGGCCGGCCGGAATACCGGGTGTCGACATCTTTATCATCCGAAGCCAAAAGACATCTGCATGAGTTTGATCCGGACCTGGTTCACATTGCAACACCGGATCTGCTGGGATATAAAGCATTGCGATGGGCGATGGATTTCGATAAGCCGGTTGTTTCATCCTACCACACCCACTTTACCAGTTACCTTAAATATTACAAGCTCTCTTTTTTGGAGCCGCTGCTCTGGAAATATCTGAACTGGTTTTACGGTCATTGCGAACAGCTCTACGTTCCTACGCCATCTATGGCCGAGTGGCTTGAGGAGATGGGGGTGGTTGCCGATCTTAAAATTTGGTCGCGGGGTATTGATACAGACCATTTCAACCCGGAAAACCGAAGTGATGACTGGAGGAAAAAGCATGGATTTAAACCCGATGATGTTGTAGTCTCGTTTGTTTCGCGCTTAGTTTGGGAGAAAAACCTGAAGTTATACGCGGATGTTGTAAAACGCCTTCAGGAAAAGTATAAAAATCTGAAAGCCATGATTGTAGGTGATGGGCCCGCAGGTGATGAATTGAAACAAATTCTGCCAAATGCAGTTTATACAGGATTCCTGACAGGCGATGAATTATCCAAAGCTTACGCGAACAGCGATATCTTTTTTTTCCCATCAGATACTGAGACATTTGGAAATGTAACCCTCGAAGCAATGGCCAGCGGATTGCCCTGTGTAGTTGCTGATGCAGTTGGCAGTAAATCGTTGGTAGATCATGGCGGGAATGGATATCTTGCGCCGGTCGAAAAAAGTGATCTGTTTTACTCGTATATTGAAAAATTGGTTCTCAACCCGGATCTAAGACAAAAAATGGCTAATGCTTCGCTGCAAAAAGCCGGAAATTACAGTTGGCAAAATATTAATGGAAAATTGCTCAGCTATTACGAGCAAGTATTAGATTTATAA
- a CDS encoding NAD-dependent epimerase/dehydratase family protein, protein MNAFVTGGTGFIGSHLVDSLIDHPDYDKIKCLVRSSEKWLDGKKYEKINGHLHSINVIDKALDDVDVIFHIAAIVKAPTQAEFNYANVEATENLLRLAMKKGIKKMVILSSLAAAGPSEGRPKTESDRMNPVSMYGESKKRMEEMVKEVATDDMSITILRPPAVYGPREDQIYTLFKMMKFGVAPIVGDGNHPELSIVYVKDVVLAILKAAEQKEKGIHTYFISGDKVANWNMIRNIVTTVLDKKNIPIKLNPKWVKKIAATVETTASFFGLYPVINREKANEMILEWTCSHEKATRELDYQPEYSLEEGISRTLRWYKKHGWL, encoded by the coding sequence ATGAACGCATTTGTTACCGGTGGAACCGGTTTTATTGGAAGCCATCTTGTAGACTCTCTCATTGACCACCCGGATTATGATAAAATCAAATGCCTGGTCAGAAGCAGCGAAAAATGGCTGGATGGAAAGAAGTACGAAAAAATTAATGGCCATCTCCATTCCATTAACGTCATCGACAAAGCTTTAGATGATGTCGATGTGATATTTCATATTGCCGCGATTGTAAAAGCCCCTACCCAGGCTGAGTTTAATTATGCCAATGTTGAAGCCACAGAAAACCTGCTTCGTTTGGCCATGAAAAAGGGGATCAAAAAAATGGTCATTTTATCTTCTTTAGCGGCAGCCGGTCCAAGCGAAGGAAGGCCAAAGACAGAATCAGATCGGATGAACCCCGTAAGCATGTACGGAGAGTCTAAAAAAAGAATGGAAGAGATGGTGAAAGAGGTAGCCACTGATGATATGTCGATCACCATTTTACGTCCACCAGCAGTCTACGGACCGCGCGAGGATCAGATTTATACCCTCTTTAAAATGATGAAATTCGGTGTTGCACCCATTGTTGGAGACGGAAACCATCCCGAATTATCCATCGTCTATGTTAAAGATGTAGTTTTAGCTATTTTAAAAGCTGCCGAACAGAAAGAAAAAGGAATCCACACTTATTTTATCAGTGGTGATAAAGTTGCCAACTGGAATATGATTCGTAACATAGTAACAACCGTTTTAGACAAAAAAAATATCCCAATTAAGTTAAATCCGAAATGGGTTAAAAAGATTGCAGCAACGGTTGAAACAACTGCATCATTTTTTGGTTTATATCCCGTTATTAACCGGGAAAAAGCGAACGAAATGATCCTGGAGTGGACATGTTCGCATGAAAAGGCAACCCGAGAATTAGACTATCAACCTGAATATTCGCTCGAAGAAGGAATTTCGCGTACTTTGAGATGGTACAAAAAACATGGATGGCTATAG
- a CDS encoding aminotransferase class I/II-fold pyridoxal phosphate-dependent enzyme → MADSKADTSHKKIFNKAYDFTKADEIKAQGLYPYFKPLQATDGTTVQIEGREVIMAGSNNYLGLTNDPRVIKAAQDVISTYGTGCTGSRYLNGTLDLHLELEEKLATFMNKESCVLFSTGYQTNEGSIQTIAGRNDIIFSDRDNHACIVVGTQVSNAKTVRYRHNDMEHLRTMLEKSDPNAGKIIVSDGVFSMSGTLAKVPELVQLAKEFDAAIYLDDAHAVGVIGDGGRGTASVFGLSDEVDLISGTFSKSFASLGGFIVGDRSVIEYIRHHSPAHIFSASMPPANVATVLKSLEILQEETWRLERLEEISNYMRKELRNLGFNVWSSQTPIIPVVIGEMYNCFRFWKDLFEAGVYVNAVVPPAVPRGQALVRTSYMATHTDEHLDKILSAFKKVGIMHGIIDKNGRSLIDVEA, encoded by the coding sequence ATGGCCGATTCAAAAGCCGATACTTCTCATAAAAAGATATTTAATAAAGCGTACGATTTTACCAAAGCAGATGAGATTAAAGCTCAGGGCCTATATCCTTACTTTAAACCTCTTCAGGCCACAGACGGAACAACCGTTCAGATAGAAGGACGTGAAGTTATTATGGCCGGTTCCAATAACTATTTGGGACTCACTAATGATCCTCGAGTCATTAAAGCCGCACAAGATGTAATCAGTACTTATGGAACAGGGTGCACCGGTTCCAGATATTTAAATGGTACTCTCGATCTTCACCTCGAACTGGAGGAAAAGCTTGCAACATTCATGAACAAAGAGTCATGCGTACTGTTTAGCACCGGTTATCAGACGAATGAAGGTTCAATTCAAACGATTGCCGGCAGAAATGATATCATCTTTTCCGACCGTGATAATCATGCCTGTATTGTTGTTGGTACGCAAGTTTCAAATGCGAAAACTGTCAGATATCGTCATAACGATATGGAACATCTTCGCACAATGCTGGAAAAATCAGATCCCAACGCCGGTAAAATTATCGTCAGCGATGGTGTGTTTTCCATGTCGGGGACACTGGCAAAAGTACCCGAACTCGTACAGTTAGCCAAAGAATTTGATGCGGCAATCTACCTCGATGACGCTCATGCTGTTGGAGTGATTGGAGATGGGGGTCGCGGTACAGCTTCTGTGTTCGGACTTTCCGATGAGGTGGATTTAATTAGCGGTACTTTTTCAAAATCTTTTGCGTCCCTGGGTGGATTTATTGTGGGAGACCGATCAGTTATTGAGTATATCCGGCACCATTCTCCTGCGCACATTTTTAGTGCAAGTATGCCACCTGCAAATGTTGCAACAGTACTGAAATCACTGGAAATTCTGCAGGAAGAGACCTGGAGACTTGAGAGATTGGAAGAGATCTCTAACTATATGCGAAAAGAACTTCGTAATCTTGGGTTTAATGTGTGGTCCAGTCAAACGCCAATTATTCCCGTTGTAATCGGTGAAATGTATAACTGTTTTAGATTCTGGAAAGATCTGTTTGAGGCGGGTGTGTATGTAAATGCAGTTGTTCCGCCGGCTGTACCAAGAGGTCAGGCGCTTGTTCGTACAAGTTATATGGCAACTCACACCGATGAGCATCTCGATAAAATCCTTAGTGCGTTTAAAAAGGTAGGTATCATGCATGGGATTATCGATAAAAATGGAAGATCACTCATAGACGTAGAAGCATAG
- a CDS encoding TIGR02757 family protein, with product MNIRPPLRKRSRKALMELKPLLDKINDEVEQADYIRYDPVQFMHMFSEKKDIEVAGFLAATMAWGRRDIVVAKVDDLLKRMNYHPYEFVRSYTQKDFEVLKGFKHRTFKPIDIHGLILALQQIYTDYYDFESFWEKCRALGSEQQRPFLAIFHEEFFSMSSDFAERTRKHVSNPEKGSTCKRLYMYLRWTIRKNSPVDLGIWNFMEPSELLIPFDVHVARQARKYGLIARRTDDWKTVHELTETLSVLNPKDPARYDYALFGIGALDYSLPKRFILNKV from the coding sequence ATGAATATTCGTCCTCCACTTCGAAAAAGGTCACGTAAAGCTTTAATGGAGCTCAAACCCCTACTCGACAAAATCAATGATGAAGTAGAACAAGCGGATTACATCCGGTATGATCCCGTTCAGTTTATGCACATGTTTTCAGAAAAAAAGGATATTGAGGTTGCCGGATTTTTGGCTGCAACAATGGCCTGGGGCAGGCGGGATATCGTTGTGGCAAAGGTCGATGACCTGCTAAAACGGATGAACTACCATCCATATGAATTTGTGAGAAGTTACACCCAAAAAGATTTTGAAGTACTTAAAGGTTTTAAACATCGCACCTTCAAACCAATCGATATTCACGGTTTGATTCTGGCACTCCAACAAATCTACACAGATTACTATGATTTTGAGTCGTTCTGGGAAAAGTGCAGAGCATTAGGCAGTGAACAGCAGAGACCCTTTTTAGCCATTTTTCATGAAGAGTTTTTTTCCATGAGCAGTGACTTTGCTGAACGAACCCGAAAGCATGTATCAAATCCCGAAAAAGGCAGTACCTGTAAACGTCTCTACATGTATCTTCGATGGACTATTCGGAAAAACAGTCCGGTTGATTTAGGAATCTGGAACTTTATGGAACCCTCCGAACTGTTAATTCCCTTTGATGTACATGTGGCCCGACAGGCAAGGAAGTACGGACTGATCGCTCGCAGAACCGATGACTGGAAAACTGTACATGAACTTACTGAAACGTTATCCGTCCTCAATCCGAAAGACCCTGCAAGGTACGACTATGCACTTTTCGGCATTGGTGCGCTCGATTACTCATTACCCAAACGGTTTATTTTAAATAAAGTCTGA